A part of Synechococcus sp. UW179A genomic DNA contains:
- a CDS encoding thiazole synthase: MASTPSSTDPLLIGGRQFNSRLFTGTGKYPNLEAMQQSLVRSDCDMVTVAVRRVQTVAAGHAGLMEAIDWTRIWMLPNTAGCANADEAVRVARLGRELAKLAGQEDNTFVKLEVIPDSRHLLPDPFGTLEAAEQLVKEGFTVLPYINADPLLAQRLEEVGCATVMPLGSPIGSGQGLRNASNIALIIENAGVPVVVDAGIGVPSEAAAALEMGADAVLVNSAIALAGDPASMAEAMGQAVQAGRTAYLSGRLPKLEQASASSPTTGLVK; the protein is encoded by the coding sequence ATGGCTTCGACCCCGTCCAGCACTGACCCACTTCTGATCGGTGGTCGGCAATTCAACAGCAGGTTGTTCACCGGCACGGGCAAATATCCGAATCTGGAAGCGATGCAGCAAAGCCTCGTTCGCTCCGATTGCGACATGGTGACTGTGGCCGTAAGACGGGTTCAGACCGTGGCAGCAGGACACGCAGGCCTAATGGAGGCCATCGACTGGACACGGATCTGGATGCTGCCCAACACCGCAGGCTGTGCCAATGCTGATGAAGCCGTGCGTGTCGCCAGGTTGGGCCGCGAGCTGGCCAAGCTGGCAGGTCAAGAAGACAACACCTTTGTGAAGCTGGAGGTGATTCCCGACAGCCGTCACCTTTTACCCGACCCCTTCGGAACTCTTGAGGCTGCCGAACAGCTTGTGAAGGAAGGATTCACAGTGCTCCCTTACATCAATGCCGATCCGCTACTTGCGCAACGGCTGGAGGAGGTGGGCTGTGCAACTGTGATGCCTCTGGGCTCACCGATCGGATCCGGGCAGGGGCTGCGCAACGCATCCAACATTGCTCTGATCATCGAAAACGCTGGTGTTCCAGTTGTGGTTGATGCAGGGATCGGGGTGCCAAGTGAAGCCGCCGCAGCCCTAGAAATGGGTGCTGATGCCGTCTTAGTGAACAGCGCCATTGCCCTGGCGGGCGACCCTGCATCAATGGCTGAAGCGATGGGTCAGGCCGTTCAAGCGGGGCGAACTGCTTACCTTTCAGGACGACTCCCGAAACTCGAACAAGCCAGTGCCAGCTCTCCCACCACAGGCCTGGTCAAGTAA
- the psb34 gene encoding photosystem II assembly protein Psb34: MQVTTEDGGRLNAFAKEPRMEVMAKETSRSSASRVLIISGSVLVVALMALTVAIS; encoded by the coding sequence ATGCAGGTCACAACCGAAGACGGTGGACGTCTGAATGCCTTCGCCAAGGAGCCGCGCATGGAGGTGATGGCTAAGGAAACCAGCCGCAGCAGTGCCTCCAGAGTGTTGATTATCAGCGGCTCAGTGCTGGTGGTGGCACTGATGGCCCTGACCGTGGCGATCAGCTGA
- a CDS encoding NAD-dependent epimerase/dehydratase family protein produces MKVLVLGGDGFCGWPCAVNLADQGHDVVIVDNLSRRKIDIDLEVESLTPIANIGDRLKAWEETGGKPMRFVHMDIAHEYERLVNLLNQEKPEAVVHFAEQRAAPYSMKSSATKCYTVDNNVNGTHNLLAAIVESGQDIHVVHLGTMGVYGYGSHRGATIPEGYLKVEVPQPDGSRFEEEILHPASPGSVYHMTKTLDQLLFLYYNKNDKVRITDLHQGIVWGTNTEATDRDPRLTNRFDYDGDYGTVLNRFLMQAAIGYPLTVHGTGGQTRAFIHIRDSVRCVQLALDNPPDQGERVKIFNQMTESHQVGELAKKVAALTGAKVNNLPNPRNEAVENDLIVDNRCFIELGLNPTTLDDGLLKEVVEIATRYADRCDRNRILCTSAWTKTQAQAIVSAS; encoded by the coding sequence GTGAAAGTTCTCGTTCTCGGTGGTGACGGCTTCTGCGGCTGGCCCTGCGCCGTGAATCTGGCGGATCAAGGCCACGATGTTGTGATCGTGGACAACCTGAGCCGGCGCAAAATCGACATCGATCTGGAAGTTGAATCGCTCACACCCATTGCGAACATCGGTGATCGCCTCAAAGCCTGGGAGGAGACAGGCGGCAAGCCCATGCGCTTCGTCCATATGGATATCGCGCATGAATATGAGCGGCTGGTGAACCTGCTTAATCAGGAAAAGCCTGAAGCTGTGGTGCACTTTGCGGAGCAGCGCGCAGCTCCCTATTCGATGAAAAGCAGCGCCACCAAGTGCTACACCGTCGACAACAACGTCAATGGCACCCACAACCTGCTGGCCGCCATCGTCGAATCCGGCCAAGACATTCATGTGGTCCACCTGGGCACGATGGGCGTCTATGGCTACGGCTCCCACAGAGGCGCCACCATCCCTGAGGGCTATCTGAAAGTGGAGGTCCCCCAGCCCGATGGCAGTCGCTTTGAAGAAGAGATCCTTCACCCAGCCAGCCCTGGCAGCGTCTATCACATGACCAAGACGCTGGATCAGCTCCTTTTCCTCTACTACAACAAGAACGACAAGGTCCGCATCACGGACCTGCATCAGGGCATCGTCTGGGGCACGAACACAGAGGCGACGGATCGAGACCCACGGCTAACCAACCGTTTCGATTACGACGGCGACTACGGAACAGTGCTTAACCGCTTCCTGATGCAAGCGGCCATTGGCTATCCACTCACCGTGCACGGCACAGGAGGCCAGACCCGCGCTTTCATCCACATCCGCGACTCCGTGCGCTGCGTCCAGCTGGCCCTAGACAATCCCCCCGACCAAGGCGAACGGGTCAAGATCTTCAACCAAATGACCGAAAGCCATCAGGTGGGCGAACTGGCCAAGAAAGTGGCCGCCCTCACCGGAGCCAAGGTGAACAACCTGCCCAACCCTCGCAATGAAGCTGTTGAAAACGACCTGATCGTGGACAATCGTTGTTTCATTGAACTGGGGCTCAACCCCACAACCCTTGATGACGGTCTGTTGAAAGAAGTGGTGGAAATCGCCACTCGATACGCCGATCGCTGCGATCGCAACCGCATCCTCTGCACCTCTGCCTGGACCAAAACCCAGGCACAAGCCATCGTCTCCGCCTCCTGA
- a CDS encoding glycosyltransferase family 1 protein, with protein sequence MKIAFFTETFLPKVDGIVTRLTKTVKHLVDAGDEVMVFCPEGCPEEYMGARLIGVPAMPLPLYPELKLALPRPAVSEAIDNFQPDLIHVVNPAVLGLGGIWLAKTKSIPLVASYHTHLPKYLEHYGMGMLEPLLWELLKAAHNQALLNLCTSTAMVQELSDKGIQHTDLWQRGVDTELFSPELRSNAMRQRLTGDHDDRGALLLYVGRLSAEKQIERIKPVLEALPDARLALVGDGPHRQQLEKHFEGTATTFVGYLAGEELASAYASGDAFLFPSSTETLGLVLLEAMAAGCPVVGANRGGIPDIITDGVNGCLYEPDGNDGGAASLITATRRLLGNDIERQSLRRAARDEAERWGWAGATEQLRGYYRNVLQKQQLSAAA encoded by the coding sequence TTGAAAATCGCCTTCTTCACCGAAACCTTCCTGCCCAAGGTCGACGGCATCGTGACCCGCCTCACCAAAACGGTGAAGCATCTTGTGGACGCCGGCGATGAGGTGATGGTGTTCTGCCCAGAAGGCTGTCCAGAGGAGTACATGGGGGCACGCCTGATCGGTGTGCCCGCGATGCCTCTGCCGCTCTATCCCGAGCTGAAGCTGGCTCTGCCGCGGCCGGCTGTATCCGAGGCGATCGACAACTTCCAACCTGATCTCATTCACGTTGTCAATCCAGCGGTGCTGGGGCTCGGGGGAATCTGGCTGGCCAAGACCAAATCCATCCCTCTGGTTGCCAGCTATCACACCCATCTACCCAAGTACCTCGAGCACTACGGCATGGGCATGCTCGAACCACTGCTGTGGGAACTCCTGAAAGCCGCCCATAACCAGGCGCTTTTGAATCTGTGCACCTCCACCGCCATGGTTCAGGAGCTGAGTGACAAGGGCATTCAGCACACGGATCTCTGGCAGCGAGGGGTAGATACCGAACTGTTCAGTCCTGAGCTGCGCAGCAATGCCATGCGGCAACGCCTTACAGGCGATCATGACGACCGCGGTGCTCTACTGCTTTACGTGGGCCGGCTCTCCGCCGAGAAGCAGATCGAGCGCATCAAACCTGTGCTCGAAGCACTTCCCGATGCTCGTCTGGCGTTGGTCGGCGACGGACCCCACCGCCAGCAACTGGAAAAGCATTTCGAAGGCACGGCTACCACATTTGTGGGCTACCTCGCCGGTGAAGAGCTGGCAAGTGCCTATGCAAGCGGTGATGCCTTCCTCTTCCCCTCCAGTACGGAAACTCTCGGACTGGTGCTGCTGGAGGCGATGGCTGCCGGTTGCCCGGTGGTTGGAGCCAACCGTGGCGGCATTCCCGACATCATCACCGACGGCGTGAATGGCTGTCTGTATGAACCCGACGGCAACGATGGAGGTGCTGCCAGCCTGATCACGGCCACCCGTCGCCTACTCGGCAACGACATCGAACGCCAGTCCCTGCGAAGAGCTGCCCGGGACGAGGCTGAACGCTGGGGCTGGGCAGGAGCAACTGAACAGCTGCGCGGTTATTACCGCAACGTTCTCCAGAAGCAGCAACTGAGCGCTGCCGCCTGA
- the mrdA gene encoding penicillin-binding protein 2, giving the protein MAGSDFSQRDGQRQSGLRQQPLVLLALVLLVSAAMVSRLVWLQVLEGSRYRQLADENRIRLVPRSPTRGRLLDRKGRVLASSKLTYSLYVEPRLVDDASWPDLRDRLARLLSLDAAVLDQRRGSGQARDGYRINLATDLKPEQVLRFREQSLGLKGAQVDVDILRFYPHGTLAAHALGYTQPITEEEYKTLAEKGYKIRDRIGRIGVEAAYESHLRGAWGGQMLEVNAMGEVQRHLGDRPSVAGKDLKLTLDLDLQKAAEQALADKPGGAIVAMDPSNGAILALASKPTFDPNFFSKLVTTQKEYDALFSNPKKPLLSRSMNAYDPGSTWKAVTAMAGMESGKFPADTKLNTTACITYGGHCFPDHNGAGFGRIGYADALRFSSNTFFYQVGVGSGSLALKKAADALGFQQKTGIEIGWEESVGLVGDEEWAAAGRGWADPGTTPWIPEDMASASIGQSVVQITPLQLARAYAVFANGGWLVTPHLADQGLDWTDPARRSKVEIKPSTLNKIREGLRKVVSDGTGYGLNGPGIPPAGGKTGTAEDSTGGPDHAWFATYAPYPEGKIVIVAFAQNTPGGGSVHALPMAKKVMEVWNRTRGKQ; this is encoded by the coding sequence ATGGCGGGTTCCGATTTCTCGCAACGCGATGGTCAGCGCCAGAGCGGTTTGCGTCAGCAGCCACTGGTGCTTTTGGCGCTCGTCCTGCTGGTGAGTGCGGCGATGGTCTCCCGCCTGGTGTGGCTTCAGGTACTTGAGGGGTCCCGCTATCGCCAACTGGCTGATGAAAATCGCATTCGACTCGTTCCTCGTTCACCGACACGAGGACGGCTGTTGGATCGCAAAGGGCGGGTGTTGGCCTCCAGCAAATTGACCTACTCCCTCTATGTCGAGCCACGATTGGTGGATGATGCCAGCTGGCCCGACCTGCGCGATCGTCTGGCCCGCTTGCTCAGCCTTGATGCGGCCGTACTGGATCAGCGCCGTGGCAGTGGACAGGCACGGGACGGTTATCGCATCAATCTGGCTACTGACCTAAAGCCTGAACAGGTACTGCGTTTCCGTGAGCAGTCGCTGGGATTGAAGGGAGCCCAGGTGGATGTGGACATCCTGCGCTTCTACCCCCACGGAACCCTGGCAGCCCATGCCCTCGGTTACACCCAGCCGATCACTGAGGAGGAATACAAGACTCTTGCCGAAAAGGGGTACAAAATTCGAGATCGCATTGGGCGCATCGGTGTAGAGGCGGCCTATGAAAGTCATCTCCGCGGTGCCTGGGGGGGGCAGATGCTGGAGGTGAATGCCATGGGCGAGGTGCAGCGTCATCTCGGCGATCGTCCTTCGGTTGCTGGTAAGGACCTCAAGCTCACTCTCGATCTGGATCTTCAGAAGGCTGCGGAGCAGGCTTTGGCTGACAAGCCTGGTGGCGCGATCGTTGCCATGGACCCCAGCAATGGCGCCATTCTTGCTCTGGCCAGTAAACCAACGTTCGATCCCAATTTTTTTTCCAAGCTCGTCACCACTCAGAAGGAGTACGACGCACTGTTTTCCAATCCGAAAAAGCCACTGCTCAGCCGGTCCATGAATGCCTATGACCCCGGCAGCACCTGGAAGGCCGTAACGGCGATGGCCGGCATGGAGTCAGGCAAGTTTCCTGCCGATACCAAACTCAACACCACCGCCTGCATCACCTACGGAGGTCATTGCTTCCCTGATCACAACGGTGCAGGCTTCGGTCGTATCGGCTACGCCGATGCCCTGCGTTTTTCCAGCAACACCTTCTTCTACCAAGTGGGTGTTGGCTCGGGATCCCTGGCGCTGAAGAAAGCCGCGGATGCGCTTGGTTTCCAACAGAAGACCGGAATCGAGATTGGCTGGGAGGAAAGTGTTGGGTTGGTGGGTGATGAGGAATGGGCGGCGGCTGGCCGCGGCTGGGCCGACCCCGGAACGACTCCCTGGATTCCTGAGGACATGGCCAGTGCCTCCATCGGCCAGTCGGTGGTGCAGATCACTCCCCTGCAGTTGGCCAGGGCTTATGCGGTGTTCGCGAATGGTGGCTGGCTGGTTACACCTCATCTGGCTGATCAAGGGCTGGACTGGACTGACCCTGCCAGGCGCTCAAAGGTGGAGATCAAACCCTCGACCCTGAACAAGATCCGCGAGGGTTTGCGCAAGGTGGTGTCAGATGGCACCGGATATGGATTGAATGGGCCTGGCATTCCACCGGCCGGGGGCAAGACGGGTACCGCTGAGGACAGCACCGGCGGACCGGACCATGCTTGGTTTGCCACCTATGCGCCCTATCCGGAGGGGAAGATCGTGATCGTGGCGTTCGCCCAGAACACACCTGGCGGAGGATCAGTGCACGCCCTGCCGATGGCCAAAAAGGTAATGGAGGTCTGGAACCGCACGCGCGGCAAGCAATGA
- a CDS encoding histidine phosphatase family protein, with protein MKLLFVMLFGMNYLKNIRLISTSAAFVAGGLLATSIATNTHAAKAAVEDYEINAATISGDQQNTDFINRVGAKQLANDLRRGGYVVYLRHARTNKDWGDQVSPNLNLAECSTQRRLSPDGKKEAMQIGKGIKAARIPVGDVISSDYCRAYNTAQLAFGKYTKNSNLNFLPCVDCTPQDYKEYANRVSPLLSAMPASGTNTFLVGHDDPFQGVTMGVVPPDGIYPDPMGVAYVVKPMGNGQFELVAKLLPTQWRALAQF; from the coding sequence TTGAAATTGCTTTTTGTAATGCTTTTTGGTATGAATTACTTGAAGAACATTCGCCTTATTTCGACTTCTGCGGCTTTCGTCGCCGGAGGCCTTCTGGCAACATCAATCGCCACAAATACGCATGCGGCGAAAGCGGCTGTTGAGGATTACGAAATCAACGCAGCCACCATCTCTGGAGATCAGCAAAATACCGACTTTATTAATCGGGTCGGTGCAAAGCAGCTTGCCAATGATCTACGCCGAGGCGGCTATGTTGTTTATCTCCGTCATGCAAGAACCAATAAGGACTGGGGTGATCAGGTCAGTCCAAACTTGAACCTCGCTGAGTGCAGTACGCAGCGTCGATTGAGTCCTGATGGCAAAAAAGAGGCTATGCAGATTGGCAAAGGCATTAAGGCTGCAAGAATTCCTGTTGGTGATGTGATCTCTAGCGACTATTGCCGTGCTTACAACACTGCACAACTGGCATTTGGAAAATATACGAAAAATTCAAATCTGAACTTCCTGCCTTGTGTGGATTGCACCCCACAGGATTACAAGGAATATGCCAATAGGGTGTCTCCGCTTTTGTCGGCAATGCCAGCTTCAGGCACCAATACTTTTCTCGTTGGTCATGATGATCCCTTCCAGGGAGTGACCATGGGGGTGGTGCCGCCCGATGGAATTTATCCTGATCCGATGGGCGTTGCCTATGTGGTGAAGCCGATGGGTAATGGCCAGTTTGAACTGGTGGCCAAACTTCTTCCCACGCAGTGGAGAGCATTGGCTCAATTCTGA
- the guaA gene encoding glutamine-hydrolyzing GMP synthase, with protein MSQVPIEGQRQPAIVILDFGSQYSELIARRVRETEVFSVVLGYSTAVEELRKLEPKGIILSGGPNSVYADGAPLCDPEIWSMGIPVLGVCYGMQLMVQQLGGRVVAATGKAEYGKAPLEVDDPTDLLTNVDNGSTMWMSHGDSVEALPEGFVRLAHTANTPEAAVAHHERQLYGVQFHPEVVHSTCGMAMIRNFVYHVCGCEPDWTTATFIEEAVKQIRDQVGEKSVLLALSGGVDSSTLAFLLKKAIGDQLTCMFIDQGFMRKGEPEFLMDFFDRKFNIHVEYIKARQRFLTKLKDVTDPEQKRKIIGTEFIRVFEEESRRLGPFDYLAQGTLYPDVIESAGTNVDPKTGERVAVKIKSHHNVGGLPKDLQFKLVEPLRKLFKDEVRKVGRSLGLPEEIVRRHPFPGPGLAIRILGEVTAEKLDCLRDADLIVREEVKEAGLYHDIWQAFAVLLPVRSVGVMGDKRTYAWPIVLRCVSSEDGMTADWSRLPYDLMETISNRIVNEVKGVNRVVLDITSKPPGTIEWE; from the coding sequence ATGTCCCAGGTTCCGATTGAAGGTCAGCGTCAGCCGGCCATCGTCATTCTTGATTTTGGCTCCCAGTATTCCGAATTGATTGCTCGCAGGGTGCGAGAAACTGAGGTGTTCTCCGTGGTGTTGGGGTACAGCACAGCTGTTGAAGAGCTGCGCAAACTGGAGCCCAAGGGGATCATCCTCAGCGGCGGCCCCAATTCGGTGTACGCCGACGGTGCTCCTCTTTGCGATCCAGAGATCTGGTCGATGGGGATTCCGGTTCTCGGCGTTTGCTACGGGATGCAGCTGATGGTGCAGCAGCTGGGCGGACGTGTGGTGGCAGCCACCGGTAAGGCGGAGTACGGCAAAGCACCGCTTGAGGTGGATGATCCCACTGACTTGCTCACCAATGTGGACAACGGCTCAACAATGTGGATGAGTCATGGGGATTCCGTGGAGGCTCTGCCGGAGGGCTTCGTGCGTCTAGCCCATACGGCCAATACCCCTGAGGCGGCCGTCGCTCACCATGAGCGCCAGTTGTATGGCGTGCAGTTTCATCCCGAGGTGGTGCACTCCACTTGCGGCATGGCGATGATCCGCAATTTCGTTTATCACGTCTGTGGCTGTGAGCCTGACTGGACGACAGCAACGTTCATTGAGGAAGCTGTTAAACAGATTCGCGATCAGGTCGGTGAGAAGAGTGTGTTGCTTGCTCTCTCAGGTGGCGTGGATTCCTCAACCTTGGCCTTTCTGCTCAAGAAGGCTATTGGTGATCAGCTCACCTGCATGTTCATTGATCAGGGCTTCATGCGGAAGGGCGAGCCTGAGTTCCTGATGGACTTCTTTGACCGCAAGTTCAATATTCACGTTGAGTACATCAAGGCCCGGCAACGGTTCCTGACCAAACTCAAGGACGTCACCGATCCGGAGCAGAAGCGCAAGATCATCGGTACCGAATTCATCCGTGTGTTTGAAGAGGAGAGCCGTCGCCTCGGTCCTTTTGATTATCTGGCCCAGGGCACGCTGTATCCCGATGTGATCGAGAGTGCTGGAACCAATGTCGATCCCAAAACAGGCGAGCGGGTGGCCGTGAAGATCAAGAGCCACCACAACGTGGGTGGTCTTCCCAAGGATCTTCAGTTCAAATTGGTGGAACCGCTGCGCAAGTTGTTCAAAGACGAAGTGCGCAAGGTCGGTCGATCGCTCGGACTTCCTGAGGAGATCGTGCGTCGACATCCCTTCCCTGGGCCAGGTCTGGCCATTCGTATCCTTGGTGAGGTCACAGCTGAGAAACTTGATTGTCTGCGTGATGCGGACCTCATCGTGCGTGAAGAGGTGAAAGAAGCCGGCCTGTATCACGACATTTGGCAGGCCTTTGCGGTTCTGTTGCCTGTGCGCTCAGTCGGGGTCATGGGTGACAAGCGCACCTATGCCTGGCCGATTGTGCTCCGTTGCGTGTCCAGTGAAGACGGTATGACCGCTGACTGGTCACGGTTGCCTTACGACCTGATGGAGACCATTTCCAATCGCATTGTCAATGAGGTGAAAGGTGTGAACCGTGTGGTTCTAGACATCACCAGCAAACCGCCTGGAACGATTGAGTGGGAATAG